Within Lytechinus pictus isolate F3 Inbred chromosome 7, Lp3.0, whole genome shotgun sequence, the genomic segment tcgcccccccccccccaagtcctGGTCATCAATtatactttttcattttaataatgtcaattctatctttcacacatgccaaaatTGAGTTGATCATCATCTTATCACGCCCCCAGTCCATCATAAATTTAAATTACAATCAATCCaatagtttatttcattttattcatgacCGCACATGCACAAAAAGGATACAGCACCCATCACAAATCACACAAATATTCCAGCCATTTTCTTCCTTCCATTCACGATCACTTCACagatcattttcaaaataaaccaAGAGGAAtggcataacatttttttcctgttgtcaaatttttttttccttttttttttttttttttttttctttttttttctttttttttttattattttttatatttatgtatgtattttttttttggggggggggggggtgtcaaacGACTTGTGTAGCAGGCTGTATAAAAGTAAACTTGTCATAATTGAAACAAGTTAAGAGCAGTCCGAGAAAAAAACTTgcactaagaaaaaaaaagtgttaatcCCTGTGGTTTGTCTGTCGATGCCCAGCACcccctttctctcccccccccaaaaaaaaaaaactcaagaaATACCATTGAAACAAGTTAAGAGCagtccgagaaaaaaaaaacttgcataaagaaaaacaagtgtTAATCCCTGTGGTTTGTCAGTCAACGCCCCAAGGTTGATACTCTGTTGAAGACACCACGTGGTCAAAAGGCAGGCTGGGGAGTGTTTCAAAAAGAGTTTTGTCggtgattttgtttgtttatagaGGGATGTTACAAGCTATGACAAACCCTCGCATGTGATTGGCGGAAAGCAAATCTGTTGTTGAATCACtgaaaaaaatcttcatgaaatgctccccatctCGATCGGCTTCGTTGGTTTTCTGTAGCTGTGTGCACAAGTGCACGGAGCCGACATGCACCCCATGTAGGCTAGGCTAGGCCTACGTAGCGGTGGGGCCGAGGCCTTATGCAGCGGCTAGCGGAGCTCAGACATTAGTTCAGGGGCGATGTATTCATTTCGAGGTTAGATTATCGGATTCTGATTTCATTAAATACGTTGAGAGAGCCAAACAACTTATTGTTTTGGCTTAATTTTACTGTAAAAATACCCATAGACGACAATACAGAAGAAAATACCGGTATGATATTTTCAACTTTTGGTATGACGGTATTTcggtattgaaattttaacGGCGGTATCCATACCGGTATGACATTCATACCGAACGGTATTACTAATACCGGTATACCGAAAAAGCTTACTATTTACCCTAAAAGAGCCGGGTTATTTGGACCCATCTCATAGCcgagggatggggggggggtggaatccacccccccctgagatctcggccgtcgatcgcacAAGcaccgcaaaaatttgcacagtgGTAGTGTGCGATAAAAATCTACAAGTCTGTATGattaatttttctgaaaaaataagattttttttaaatgaattaattatgctaatttatgcatgaaataaaacatttgctctaattaacttattaaaattgctaattttttattcagactctttgtaggattctgatcaaatgtacattaaaaaaaatttggtatcgcaatttttttcttatgtattttattactttttaaatttcttatgtatttctttgttcttttactttttgttttttattgtttttttgatggaaattgttgcagacttaattctgatcataaacaaggcataattaattaattttaatcagtaaaagtagaaataatgatacatttatgaattttggcttaatacataatttgcattggatttgtacatgaattcacgtttttgagcaattttgggtctgacatgcacttacataatgttgcgtaatttcgtaaccgcgtacctgggcatcgcaaatttggtctcaaaagttgcgcgagatttgaaagtaaaaagtcagcgagcggcgcggtcgAAAAATTTCGCGCAGCGGATTAATCGCGAaaaatctgcccccccccccccccctcgggccTTTTAGGGTAATGTCTGATTTGTAGAATCCCTTGCCATGATGACGTAGCTTTACTTAGGACACCTATGAGTCCAACAGTGATTTGAAAAGGAGCTATATCTGAGCAAAATTGTAATGAGTTGTTTTTCTCATCAGTCTTCGCATGCAGACCTCTAAAGCTATTGAAAAGCAAATGTCTACAAAACGGGAAGTTGCTCATTGTGTATATGTGGTTGATTATACTGTGGTTTTTCAAAGATTGTTGTGCCTGTTACATTGATGAGTATTGTGTTAATAAAGTTCgagctttgttttgttttttgttctttttttagtATAGATATCATAAGAAAAGATATATCCTATAATGTCCTACCTTAGCTTCACTAGTTACCCAGTAACGgcaacatttcatgaaaaattttgtcagtgattttctctGACAAAATtatctgagccaatcagatacaaggatttgcagtagcttataacaaatctTCACCTTCCTGCGCAAAGGCTGTTAGCGAGTCGCCTTCCCGCACAAAGGCCGTTAGCGTGCACTGCATGTCGCCTTCTCGCAGAGAGGCCGGTAGCGTGAAGTGAACAGTGCGCGCTAACGGCCTATGTGCGGGAATGCGACTGCTAACGGCCTATGGGCGAGAAGGCGACAAagtagtcagtgaaaatcacaagTACTTGATAACATTTGGTAATTGCTATTTCAGATGGACAACCAGGTGGTGGTCTCAGATTATACCCAGATGGATCGTGTGCTAAGAGAGGAAAGGGCTTACATCCTCAACCTAGTTAAACAGATCAAGAAGGCTGGCTGTAATGTACTCCTTATTCAAAAGTCAAttctcaggtaaaaaaaaaactctgctATAATAGTGAAATAAAGGAATGAATGACTTTGTATGAATGAGGATATGGAGGAAAACATATTAAcagatttatttgtttttgtcaattttcaacaatattttgttCTGTGTTTCAAAGCGTATTAATATTCCGTAAGTATGAATGTTTGCTTGTATCTTTACAtgaattaataaagaaaaattgagTTTTACTGAAAAGCGCATAGAAATGTATTTAAACCGGTTGTGGTAAATATTTTCTTATGATTTCAACTACATGgagttgttttcattttcatataatttgtattttttgataattttctttGACTATGTTTTTACTGGAATACAATTTAATTATGCCAATGATTGATGTTATTATAAAAAtccattacattttttttttcaaaaacagctctggaaaatatgatatatatgtaaAATCATAAGCAAATATCAGAAGGTTAATTTGCGATGATGACTTGGCTTTTACTTAGGACACCTATGAGTCCAACGTTGATTTTAAAAAGGCTGTATCTgagcaaatcaaacaatttcttctttttttgcaaaTGGCAGATTGCACATTACTTATCAAATGTTGTTCTTGGACTCGGtcactatttttttccttctctattATAGGGATGGCTTGAGTGATCTAGCCCTTCACTTCCTACAGAAGATGAAGATTATGGTGATAAAGGATGTGGAGAGGGAAGATGTAGAGTTTGTATGCAAGGTGCGATCAGTAGATTGTGTATCAAAAACTTTCATTCTTAATATAAAGATACATATGCACACACACATGCTGCCTTTCGATAGGTGATAACTTTTCAACCATACCAAATTACACATGATGTAAGTTGGGCCCCTTTAAAGTTTAACATGCTATTAAATGTCAGGTCTGATTTCTACGATCCCTTGCCATGATGATGTAGCTTTACTTAGGACACCTATGAGCCCTACAGTGATTTGAAAAAGAGCTATATCTGAGCAAAACTACAGTGATTATTGTCTTGCATCCCTCACCTGTCATCGGATGCTGACTTATGCCAGCATCCTCACACTCTGATATAAAAGGATAATTATAATCATAGTTACATTTGCATAGTGCTTGATACATGTGTTTCTAAGCGAGCTCTCTATATGTTACTATTATTACTCTAGTCATTGGATCCATCGCAGTTTCCACACATAAGagtgcaccatctccactctCTGGGAAGCATATTTTAACCAATGCACACATGCAAAATCACATTGATGTTCGCATCctacctggtacccatttaaaacctgggtggagagtgataAACATGAATAAGTGATTTCAGTTGGACATTTTGCAcctggtgggatttgaaccctcaGCCCTTAACATTAAGGTTCAAGTGACTGAACCACTAAACCACAACAAAGCCATGCaacattgtatttttcatttcctctATGATTCCAGGCCATTGGGTGCAAACCCATTGCAAGCATTGACCACTTCACACCTGAATACCTGGCATCAGCTGACCTGGTGGAGGAAGTCGTTACAGGTACCAGCAAGGTTGTCAAGGTAAGTCAAGATCACATTGGTTTACTGCAGAGAATCATGAAGGTCACAGAAGACTCCATTGGCGGATTTAGATGGAGGCGGCAAGGGACGCACACCCCCTTTATGATTTGAGAGCCACCCATTGGAAACTTACtatagataaataaaagaaaattgtcattttcacGAACTCTACTCCAGTTTGCTCATTGCACCTcctctttctaaaaaaaaatgcacattgaCACATTTCTTAAAAGATATTTCTGCAGATAGCCAtgattttaagcatttttaaaactatttttactttttctctgttttttctaTTGAATGGTCTTCCAACAACAAAAAGTTCTATCTAATGCTAGGGGTCACATCATCGAAACCGACCCTAGAGAGATGAAAGCTGTTCTCTTATTCCCAATGGCATATaatatcatcggtcggtttggagtttAGAGCACCATCGAAACTGACCCTAGAGAGATGAAAGCTGTTCTCTTATTCCTAATGGCATATaatatcatcggtcggtttggagtttAGAGCACCATCGAAACCGACCCTAGAGAGATGAAAGCTGTTCTCTTATTCCTAATGGCATATaatatcatcggtcggtttggagtttAGAGCACCATCGAAACCGACCCTAGAGAGATGAAAGCTGTTCTCTTATTCCTAATGGCATATAATATCATCATTCGGTTTGGAGTTTAGAGCTAAGACCCTAGGTGTGTCCTAAGAAAGAGTCTCGTAATAGCATACTTCCACCTTAATGTAGGAATGACTTGCCTTCATTCTTATTCCTTATCCTATCTTGTCATTGTTAGATCACCGGTGCAGCTAATCCTGGTAAGACTATGACTGTCCTGGTTAGGGGATCCAACAAGCTTGTCCTAGAAGAGGCAGAACGCTCTATCCATGATGCTCTCTGTGTCATCAGGTGTCTTGTAAAAAAAAGGTATACCACCCTACTATTCCACTCGATTTATATTGCTATAATGATTTCCATTGCCATGTATACATAATGTTTTGTGCAACAGTGTAGTGCTGCTATGCTGTGAGTCTACATTGCAGTTGCTTGTTCTACCCAGTTCCCACAGTCACGATCGAAACCGTTGAACGTGGAGTAATCGTATCAGATTTTAGACAGTTCACAAATTTTTGCGATCTGCTACGAAAGGCCAATCGTGGTGTTCCCAATGGATCGCATGACAGTGCGAACAATGCATTAGTATTTCCATATAATAACCTTTTTGAACATTTTCACCAGCATTTTTCTCAATTCTCACTTCACTTCATGAACTGCTCAAGTCATaatcatttgagagcattaaaAGTTttcaaagcaataaaaaaaatgacaaataattTCAGGAAGGTCTCAAATATCGAGAATCGCTCatacattatttgtatagattCATGTAATCCAAGGCATGAGCAAACTTTAAACTCTAATTCATAGTTACAGTACCATTAATTTAATTCATAGTTACAATAccattaatttttgcatattgaGTATATTCACATTTGATTTCTTGTGATTCATTATCCTAAGTCATGTAAGTTGCTCTCAAACTAGCCAGTTAACTGATGTCACCTTTTCAAAGTTTTACAACGCTAATGTTCTAATAGACAGGTTCAAACAATATttcgtttattcattttttttttttatatacatttggCATCATTATAATTTCTTATCTAAGTTCTGCTCAACCTTTTCAGACGGTCTTTCAAATCTTTAGTTAATATGCATCTTCTCAtagattttcaattattatCTTACATTGCCGCTATTACCTTGAAAATATCatgatattttgaatttatattgtaaaatttctgtaaatttcttgattgttttgttatatttgttaagttcattgtttttttttattgtaaaacatCTGTCAATTCAGCTTTTAAGCTGCGAtcacatgtttttaataaatcttgaaatctttaggttatttttttaatgatttatacaATCCCTTGCCATGATGACGTAGCTTTACTTAGGACACCTATGAGTCCAACAGTGATTTGAAAAAGAGCTATATCTGAGCAAAATGGTAGTGAATATTGTCTTGCTTCCCTCACCTGTCATCAGATGCTGACCTATGCCAGCATTCTCACACTCTAAAAATAAAAGGATAATTATAATCATAGTTACATTTGCATAGTGCTTGATACATGTGTTTCTAAGTGCGCTCTCTATATGTTACTATTATTCCATCATCAGTTATATGATGCAGACCTATGCCAGCATCTTCACACTTCGAAGCcatgcaatattttattttcactttttggaGGTCTGTTCTAGACGGTCTAGACCTTAGTCGACCTGACTGGTTGACTCAGTGCCTAACCAAAGCTGCAGGTCACCAGTGGACCAATGAAGTAAAGAAATTCTCTATCtcaaagattttgaaaatggaCCAGTATAAGAACTAAATTTCCAAAAAGTTTCATATGGTACAAGATTACATTCAAACAAGTGGCATTATGGACATGAGATTACATTTCTATTACCAATCAGGACATCTCAAATTTTCTTGCTTGAATTTATTGTGCTGTAGTACCTGTGCCGATAAGATATTGTTGCATTCTAGGTCGACGTACACTGTCACATCCCATATTTCCTCTCACGCCTCATTATTTTCTCTTCAAACAGGGCTCTGATAGCTGGCGGAGGGGCCCCCGAGATCGAGATCTCTCACCGCATGACGGAGTACAGCAACAGCCTGAGTGGCATGGAGGCTTATTGCTTCCGAGCCTTCGCCGAGGCCATGGAGGTCATCCCGTCTACGCTGGCTGAGAATGCCGGGCTGAATCCCATCAGTGTCGTGACCGAGCTGAGGAACAGGCATGCCCAGGGAGAAAAGACTGCTGGTATCAATGTCAGAAAGGTACATATAGGTATCTCACGTACGAGGCGTTGCAAGGAACTTGCGATCAGTTGCAAATCTATTTGGAGTCCCCAAGCCAATCAGGTCTTGCAGATGATGGAGAATTTGCAACTGATACTAATCTACTTCTTGCAACAAGGGGTGCCAACTGTTTAAACCTAATAGTTTGTAGTATGCTGAAGACTGGgcagtatttcatgaaacaaatagtgacTCTTGTTATAAGCTGCTTAAACGCTTACATCTGATTGTTTCAAAgcaaaaatcactttttgttcAGGAAGTGCTCCCCCTGTGTTATGACAATACAGCTTTATATTTATTGAGACTCCATGAACATAGAACATACAACctcatcactcactatttcttttgttttttattgtttgaatgaaacCCAACAAAAACGGCCTAAACAGAAACTTGGCACTACCAAAACCGTTCGCTAGGCCCTCGCTTGGTGAAATATATCAACAAGTTACTGCTGTCTGAAGATCTCATCTTCACAATTACCATACTATTTGCTCCTCAGGTTCTTTTGGTCATCATCAAAACCTCGGTGCTCAACTGAAAAGGAGCATTTGTGCCAGGAGCCAATGTCttactaaaatattttatttacttttcctTTGCAAATTGTTCACTTCACAAACCTGTAACGACTCACTAATTAgacatttgttaattttttttgtcttagGGTGCCATCACTAATATCCTTGAGGAGAATGTAATCCAGCCTCTGCTTGTATCAACCAGTGCAATCCAGCTGGCTTCAGAGACAGTGAGGAGTATCATGAAGATTGATGACATTGTAAGTATAAAAAGCCTGAACTGAAAAGTCTCCAGTTTTCCTTGTTCTAAAATAGGAATTTCATATTCTTCGGTGACATGTATTGAAACATGATAACACAAATTCTTAGACAAATCTGTTTTAAT encodes:
- the LOC129264319 gene encoding T-complex protein 1 subunit delta-like, with amino-acid sequence MPSGKAPTHGPSQSAYVDREKPAEIRRSNITAAKAVADAVRTSLGPRGMDKMIQDARGDVTITNDGATILKQMQVLHPAAKMLVELSKAQDVEAGDGTTSVVVIAGSLLEATARLLDKGIHPTIISESFQSAADKACEILADMSVPVNLNEREALLQSATTSLNSKVVSQFSNLLAPIAVDAILQVIDPSTATNVDLTDIKCIQKLGGTIEDTELVRGLVFSQKAAGSSGPHKVEKAKIGLIQFCLSAPKTDMDNQVVVSDYTQMDRVLREERAYILNLVKQIKKAGCNVLLIQKSILRDGLSDLALHFLQKMKIMVIKDVEREDVEFVCKAIGCKPIASIDHFTPEYLASADLVEEVVTGTSKVVKITGAANPGKTMTVLVRGSNKLVLEEAERSIHDALCVIRCLVKKRALIAGGGAPEIEISHRMTEYSNSLSGMEAYCFRAFAEAMEVIPSTLAENAGLNPISVVTELRNRHAQGEKTAGINVRKGAITNILEENVIQPLLVSTSAIQLASETVRSIMKIDDIVNAR